The proteins below come from a single Hemibagrus wyckioides isolate EC202008001 linkage group LG22, SWU_Hwy_1.0, whole genome shotgun sequence genomic window:
- the si:ch211-110p13.9 gene encoding uncharacterized protein si:ch211-110p13.9, translated as MTTKSISVTNLPYWESGKRRIRFLYLVGDTTFQLTKTSRNEEPVIPLFLGADLFLNTDVRTENHPRYHAKFAKRGLATKLAFAPDFRFEGIRVPCSHNSLWFYCVHGVFQVAFEFYSKQEQLSILESFQDLWKSRINDDQLNSAYNVRLQLDTKPPKTSSQETPVGFNPSSSDISVPAEHNVNSQDTPEDLEEVTLESTSGQGDNSSSADHDYCSQIKPVESEHISVLTERLHSIGNKVKCTSGVDKNREEAILKLLDFVEYWIDGQVDEEKLTEAVMVLLQTHFHGYSIYSSPLLQAVACWLGHQFHEANSSVSHQVEGFKMRNIEHIKDLPPAEDLATELFPEAMRNLLIHWMGLSEEAATWKRLSEYPIVLLILEFANHNLITGVAHVLYSSLICR; from the exons ATGACCACTAAGTCCATCTCAGTCACCAACTTACCGTATTGGGAAAGTGGGAAAAGGAGAATTCGGTTCTTATATCTAGTCGGGGACACTACGTTTCAACTGACCAAGACGAGTAGAAATGAG GAGCCAGTGATCCCTCTGTTTCTTGGAGCTGATCTATTTTTGAACACAGATGTCCGCACCGAGAACCATCCCAGATATCACGCCAAGTTTGCAAAAAGAGGACTAGCAACCAAACTGGCTTTCGCTCCAG ACTTCAGGTTCGAAGGCATACGAGTTCCATGTTCCCATAACAGTTTGTGGTTCTACTGTGTTCATGGGGTTTTTCAAGTGGCCTTTGAGTTTTACAGCAAACAAGAGCAGCTGTCCATCCTGGAGTCATTTCAG GATCTTTGGAAATCCCGGATCAATGATGATCAACTGAACTCGGCGTACAACGTTAGACTCCAGTTAGACACAAAGCCACCAAAAACCAGTAGTCAAGAGACACCAGTGGGATTTAATCCTTCATCGAGTGATATTTCTGTTCCTGCTGAACACAATGTAAACTCTCAGGATACACCGGAAGACTTAGAGGAAGTGACCTTAGAGTCAACATCTGGTCAAGGAGATAATTCCTCTTCTGCAGACCACGATTACTGTTCCCAGATTAAACCCGTGGAGTCTGAACACATTAGTGTACTCACAGAGAGACTTCATAGCATAGGAAACAAGGTGAAATGCACGTCAGGTGTGGACAAGAACCGAGAAGAGGCCATTTTGAAACTTCTGGATTTTGTTGAATATTGGATTGATGGACAGGTGGATGAGGAAAAACTGACTGAAGCTGTAATGGTTTTGCTTCAGACTCATTTTCATGGCTACTCCATCTATTCCAGTCCTTTACTACAGGCTGTGGCATGCTGGCTGGGTCACCAGTTCCATGAAGCCAACAGCAGCGTGAGTCACCAGGTGGAAGGATTTAAGATGAGAAATATTGAACACATCAAAGACCTGCCTCCAGCAGAAGATCTAGCGACTGAGCTCTTCCCGGAGGCCATGAGGAACCTGCTGATACACTGGATGGGCCTCAGTGAAGAAGCAGCAACATGGAAAAGGCTCAGCGAATATCCCATTGTTTTGCTCATACTGGAGTTTGCCAACCATAACCTCATCACAGGTGTGGCTCATGTCTTGTATTCCAGTCTCATATGCAGGTAG